In Halofilum ochraceum, a single genomic region encodes these proteins:
- a CDS encoding glycoside hydrolase family 57 protein, producing the protein MSDDTLRVVLCWHMHQPEYRDPRDGTFVEPWLLLHALKDYTDMAAHLERIPGAVSVVNFSPLVLDQLEALVDQLDAHFDGGPPPADPLLAALCPDGIPQDQEGQQALLKACLRAHPIHMVSRHPPLARLSALARASIERPGAEVWLGESFLEDLVAWYMLAWLGESVVDSDPRAARLRECTEGLSPDDRRELLELVRDTLAGIVPRWRALAESGRVELACNPYTHPILPLLIDFESAQEARPDTALPAGDGYPDGLERAHWHLARAKETHAERFGQPPAGCWPSEGGVSDAALDAIADADFAWAATGQQVLRHSLGDDEPAGDAVHRPYRTGERGLPTFFRDDALSDRIGFVYQDWHADDAAADFVAHLEAIADDPEAEPGRVVSIILDGENAWEYYPANGWHFLEALYRMLDEHPRLRLCTFTECVHEHGDDMPVLDHVVAGSWVYGDFNTWIGDPQKNSAWELLLHARAAVDEALADGAERTADLERRLAVCEGSDWFWWPGEYNPEEAVASFDALYRRQLAGLYTAVGLDPPEELAHAFAHGSGQPAAGGVMRGGK; encoded by the coding sequence ATGAGCGATGACACCCTCCGTGTGGTGCTGTGCTGGCACATGCATCAGCCCGAGTATCGCGATCCCCGTGACGGAACGTTCGTCGAGCCGTGGCTGCTGCTGCATGCGCTCAAGGACTACACCGACATGGCGGCCCATCTCGAGCGGATCCCGGGGGCGGTGAGTGTCGTCAACTTCTCGCCGCTGGTCCTCGACCAGCTCGAGGCGCTGGTGGATCAGCTGGATGCGCATTTCGATGGCGGTCCGCCGCCGGCCGATCCGCTCCTCGCGGCGCTGTGTCCCGACGGGATTCCACAGGACCAGGAAGGTCAGCAGGCACTGCTGAAGGCCTGCCTGCGTGCGCACCCCATTCATATGGTCTCGCGCCACCCGCCGCTCGCCCGTCTGAGCGCGCTGGCACGCGCGTCGATCGAGCGCCCGGGGGCGGAGGTGTGGCTGGGCGAGTCCTTTCTCGAAGATCTTGTCGCCTGGTACATGCTGGCCTGGCTGGGTGAGAGCGTGGTCGACAGCGATCCGCGTGCGGCCCGTCTGCGTGAATGTACCGAGGGGCTCTCGCCGGATGATCGTCGCGAACTGCTGGAACTGGTTCGCGATACGTTGGCGGGCATCGTGCCGCGCTGGCGCGCCCTGGCGGAAAGTGGCCGGGTCGAGCTCGCCTGCAATCCCTACACCCATCCGATACTGCCGCTGCTGATCGATTTCGAGAGCGCGCAGGAAGCCCGGCCCGACACGGCTTTGCCGGCCGGCGACGGTTATCCCGACGGGCTCGAACGCGCCCACTGGCATCTGGCTCGAGCCAAAGAGACGCACGCCGAGCGGTTCGGTCAGCCTCCGGCCGGCTGCTGGCCTTCGGAGGGCGGGGTGTCCGACGCGGCGCTCGACGCGATCGCCGATGCGGATTTCGCCTGGGCGGCAACCGGCCAGCAGGTCCTGCGCCACAGTCTCGGCGACGATGAGCCCGCCGGTGACGCCGTCCATCGCCCCTACCGGACCGGTGAGCGGGGTCTGCCGACCTTCTTCCGCGACGACGCGCTCTCCGACCGGATCGGCTTCGTCTACCAGGACTGGCACGCCGACGACGCCGCCGCGGATTTCGTCGCGCATCTCGAGGCCATCGCCGACGATCCGGAAGCGGAGCCCGGTCGGGTCGTTTCGATCATCCTCGATGGCGAGAACGCCTGGGAGTATTACCCGGCGAACGGCTGGCACTTCCTGGAGGCACTCTACCGCATGCTGGATGAGCACCCACGGCTGCGTCTGTGCACGTTTACCGAGTGCGTGCACGAACACGGTGATGACATGCCGGTGCTGGATCATGTCGTCGCCGGCTCCTGGGTGTACGGTGACTTCAACACCTGGATCGGCGATCCACAGAAGAACAGCGCCTGGGAACTGCTGCTGCACGCCCGTGCGGCGGTCGACGAGGCCCTGGCCGACGGGGCCGAGCGTACGGCCGATCTGGAACGGCGGCTCGCCGTCTGCGAGGGCTCGGACTGGTTCTGGTGGCCGGGGGAGTACAACCCGGAAGAGGCGGTCGCCTCCTTCGACGCCCTCTACCGGCGCCAGCTCGCCGGCCTCTACACTGCCGTCGGCCTCGACCCCCCCGAAGAACTCGCCCACGCCTTCGCCCACGGAAGCGGCCAGCCGGCGGCGGGTGGGGTGATGCGGGGTGGGAAGTGA
- the glgC gene encoding glucose-1-phosphate adenylyltransferase: MWPRKPERFVSRITRETLALVLAGGRGTRLGGLTTDRVKPAVPFGGKFRIIDFALSNCVNSGIRQIGVLTQYMAHELIQHVQHGWGFFRGEFGEFVELLPAQQRVGEIWYRGTADAVYQNADIVEMHDPEYVLVLGGDHVYKMDYGTMLGFHVEHEADVTVGCMPVPREQATGFGVLDVDDNGRVNGFVEKPVDPPPMPGQPDMALASMGIYIFRTEWLLERLREDALDETSAHDFGRDILPAAVAAGCEVYGFPFRDPAEDKPGYWRDVGDIDSYWSANLELIGVTPELNLYDQEWPIWTYQEQWPPAKFVFDEDGRRGMAIDSMLSGGCIVAGASVRHSLLFTNVWVDEHSTVDDALALPNVRIGRNCRIRRAIIDANCRIEDGTVIGEDPVADAERFHVSRGGVVLVTREHLGQDRRRRRPRHA; this comes from the coding sequence ACCGATCGGGTCAAGCCCGCGGTGCCATTCGGTGGCAAATTCCGGATCATCGATTTCGCGCTGTCGAACTGCGTGAACTCCGGTATTCGCCAGATCGGCGTGCTGACCCAGTACATGGCGCATGAACTCATCCAGCACGTACAGCACGGCTGGGGGTTCTTCCGGGGTGAGTTCGGCGAGTTCGTCGAACTGCTGCCGGCGCAGCAGCGGGTCGGGGAGATCTGGTATCGGGGGACCGCCGATGCCGTGTACCAGAACGCCGACATCGTCGAGATGCACGATCCGGAGTACGTGCTCGTGCTGGGCGGTGATCATGTCTACAAGATGGACTACGGCACGATGCTCGGCTTCCATGTCGAACACGAAGCCGACGTCACCGTCGGCTGCATGCCGGTTCCGCGTGAGCAGGCGACCGGTTTCGGCGTACTGGATGTCGATGACAACGGTCGCGTAAACGGTTTCGTCGAGAAGCCCGTCGACCCGCCGCCCATGCCGGGGCAGCCCGATATGGCGCTGGCGTCGATGGGGATCTACATCTTCCGCACGGAATGGCTGCTGGAGCGCCTGCGGGAGGACGCGCTCGATGAGACCTCGGCCCATGATTTCGGGCGCGATATTCTCCCGGCCGCCGTCGCGGCGGGCTGCGAAGTGTATGGTTTCCCCTTCCGCGATCCCGCCGAGGACAAACCCGGTTACTGGCGCGATGTCGGCGACATCGATTCCTACTGGTCGGCCAATCTCGAACTCATCGGCGTGACGCCGGAACTGAATCTCTATGATCAGGAATGGCCGATCTGGACCTACCAGGAACAGTGGCCGCCCGCCAAGTTCGTGTTCGACGAGGATGGACGTCGTGGCATGGCGATCGATTCCATGCTCTCCGGCGGCTGCATCGTCGCCGGTGCCAGCGTCCGCCACTCGCTGCTGTTCACCAACGTATGGGTCGACGAACACTCGACCGTTGATGATGCCCTCGCACTGCCCAATGTCCGCATCGGCCGTAATTGCCGGATTCGTCGGGCGATTATCGACGCCAACTGCCGGATCGAAGACGGCACGGTCATCGGCGAGGATCCCGTGGCCGATGCCGAGCGTTTCCATGTCAGCCGTGGCGGCGTTGTCCTCGTGACGCGGGAGCATCTCGGCCAGGATCGGCGGCGCCGACGCCCGCGCCACGCCTGA
- the malQ gene encoding 4-alpha-glucanotransferase — MNGDGAFDESALGNRSAGVLLHPTSLPGPGANGRLDASAYRFVDWLAAAGFRYWQMLPVGPVDEADCPYQPPSTCAGGTHLLDPSDCPEPSDEALNAFVEVESDWLEDWALFAALRREIGRPWPEWPVGVRERAVDALADARAELAGAIHAEKVAQWQFARQWRRLRAYAHERGVGLFGDVPIYCALDSADVWAEPHLFAVAADGTVTGEAGVPPDAFSDTGQHWGQPLHDWAAHAADGWRWWCRRLRVQAGCFDLVRIDHFRGFAAAWSIPAGAADAREGRWITGPGREPFDAIRAQLGHLPLVAEDLGVITDDVHALRDALGLPGMRVLQFAFDDGPENPHRPHNHPEWCVAYTGTHDNDTTLGWWRSLDEAARDTVRSVLETTGETMPAPLIDAALASRARLAIIPLQDLLALGNEARMNVPGRRHGNWVWRFEADDFTRSDTTQWRARLARFGRVD; from the coding sequence TTGAACGGCGACGGCGCATTCGATGAATCGGCCCTGGGGAATCGCTCCGCCGGCGTGCTGCTGCACCCGACCTCGCTGCCCGGGCCGGGCGCGAACGGGCGTCTCGACGCCTCGGCGTACCGTTTCGTCGACTGGCTCGCGGCGGCCGGTTTCCGCTACTGGCAGATGCTGCCGGTGGGGCCGGTCGATGAGGCGGATTGTCCCTACCAGCCGCCGTCGACCTGCGCCGGCGGAACCCATCTGCTGGACCCATCCGATTGTCCGGAGCCTTCGGACGAAGCCCTGAACGCCTTCGTTGAGGTGGAAAGCGACTGGCTGGAGGACTGGGCGTTGTTCGCCGCCCTGCGCCGAGAGATCGGACGCCCATGGCCGGAATGGCCGGTCGGCGTGCGTGAACGGGCGGTGGATGCGCTCGCCGATGCCCGAGCCGAACTGGCCGGTGCGATCCATGCCGAGAAAGTGGCCCAGTGGCAGTTCGCGCGCCAGTGGCGGCGCCTGCGTGCGTACGCCCATGAGCGCGGCGTTGGCCTGTTCGGCGATGTGCCGATCTACTGCGCGCTCGACAGTGCCGACGTCTGGGCCGAGCCGCACCTGTTCGCCGTCGCTGCCGACGGCACGGTCACCGGTGAGGCCGGCGTCCCGCCGGACGCATTCTCCGATACCGGCCAGCACTGGGGGCAGCCACTGCACGACTGGGCGGCCCACGCGGCGGATGGCTGGCGCTGGTGGTGCCGGCGGCTGCGCGTGCAGGCGGGCTGTTTCGATCTGGTACGCATCGACCACTTCCGCGGCTTCGCCGCCGCATGGTCGATCCCGGCGGGGGCGGCCGACGCGCGCGAAGGGCGCTGGATCACGGGGCCCGGCCGGGAACCGTTCGACGCGATCCGCGCGCAGCTCGGTCATCTGCCGCTGGTGGCCGAGGACCTCGGCGTGATCACCGACGATGTCCATGCGCTGCGCGACGCGCTCGGGCTACCCGGTATGCGCGTCCTGCAGTTCGCGTTCGACGACGGGCCGGAGAATCCGCATCGCCCGCACAATCACCCGGAATGGTGCGTGGCCTACACCGGCACCCATGACAACGACACGACACTGGGCTGGTGGCGCAGTCTCGACGAAGCCGCGCGCGATACGGTTCGAAGCGTGCTGGAAACGACCGGGGAGACCATGCCCGCGCCCCTGATCGATGCCGCCCTCGCATCACGCGCACGCCTCGCCATCATCCCGCTCCAGGATCTGCTCGCCTTGGGCAACGAGGCCCGCATGAACGTCCCGGGCCGCCGCCACGGCAACTGGGT